The following are from one region of the Plutella xylostella chromosome 21, ilPluXylo3.1, whole genome shotgun sequence genome:
- the LOC105391546 gene encoding odorant receptor Or2, with protein MESLWQNFRSILRRFLPYGVLDSWDDLNPRLYLAVHIYWLKFFGMWYNKHSPRSPLYWLQLLYGAVVLFLTCILPTFGEVYYLLQHTDDVGDIAEGLYLFLSEIYTFFKISVFWWNKAAILSLLQYLHCPEFRATEPEHRPALRRRVAAARFVMTYYSTMCVGAVSVGIIMPMTENFEVLPTNVEYPYIDVYRSPIYWIMYLHHVYYKPAVCIIDGVMDTILAAFIAAAIGQIEILAFNLQNFDMLAERRRRRDADAGRGVAAGKGVDAGKGAVARPDDYYVMAVLKDCIKHHNSIISYVALIERAFSLASVLQLMLSAMVLCLVGVQFLSIENPASHPMQIMWMVIYLSCMLIEVFILCWFGDDLIWKSSSLRQAAFDGPWRRCGRRAARCVLLLMTRCQRPLAVTAGKIFPLSLQTYTVLINWSYKAFAVMSNMKT; from the exons ATGGAATCTTTGTGGCAGAATTTTAGGTCTATCTTGCGTAGATTTCTCCCGTACGGAGTGTTAGATTCGTGGGATGATTTGAATCCTCGTCTCTACCTGGCTGTGCATATCTATTGGCTGAAGTTCTTCGGCATGTGGTACAACAAGCACTCCCCGCGAAGCCCCCTGTACTGGCTGCAGCTGCTGTATGGGGCCGTCGTGTTGTTCCTCACCTGTATCCTGCCGACTTTCGGCGAAGTCTACTATTTGTTGCAGCACACGGATGATGTCGGCGATATTGCTGAAGG CCTATACCTGTTCCTGAGCGAGATCTACACGTTCTTCAAGATCAGCGTGTTCTGGTGGAACAAGGCGGCCATCTTGTCTCTCCTTCAGTACCTCCACTGCCCCGAGTTCCGTGCGACGGAGCCCGAGCACCGGCCCGCGCTGCGCCGCCGCGTGGCCGCCGCGCGGTTTGTCATGACGTACTACTCTACCATGTGCGTCGGCGCTGTTTCTG tgGGTATAATAATGCCTATGACTGAAAACTTTGAAGTTTTGCCGACCAACGTGGAATATCCATACATCGATGTGTACCGCTCTCCCATTTATTGGATTATGTATTTACACCAT GTGTACTACAAGCCGGCGGTGTGCATCATCGACGGGGTGATGGACACCATACTTGCTGCGTTCATCGCCGCCGCTA TCGGCCAGATAGAGATCCTGGCGTTCAACCTTCAGAACTTCGACATGCTGGCGGAGCGACGCCGGCGCCGCGACGCGGACGCGGGGAGGGGGGTGGCCGCGGGGAAGGGGGTGGACGCGGGGAAGGGGGCCGTGGCGCGCCCTGACGACTACTATGTCATGGCCGTACTCAAGGACTGCATTAAGCATCATAACAGCATTATAAG CTACGTGGCGCTGATCGAGCGCGCGTTCAGCCTGGCGTCGGTGCTGCAGCTGATGCTGAGCGCCATGGTGCTGTGTCTCGTCGGGGTGCAGTTCCTGTCG ATCGAGAACCCGGCGAGCCACCCGATGCAGATCATGTGGATGGTGATCTACCTGTCGTGCATGCTCATCGAGGTGTTCATCCTGTGCTGGTTCGGGGACGACCTCATCTGGAAG AGCTCGTCGCTCCGCCAGGCCGCGTTCGACGGCCCGTGGCGGCgctgcgggcggcgcgcggcgcgctgCGTGCTGCTGCTCATGACGCGCTGCCAGCGCCCGCTCGCCGTCACTGCCGGCAAGATCTTCCCGCTCTCGCTGCAAACATACACTGTG TTGATCAACTGGTCGTACAAGGCGTTTGCTGTTATGAGCAACATGAAAACGTGA